In Penaeus chinensis breed Huanghai No. 1 chromosome 2, ASM1920278v2, whole genome shotgun sequence, the following proteins share a genomic window:
- the LOC125031025 gene encoding ADP-ribosylation factor-like protein 5B isoform X2, with amino-acid sequence MVQKKSAEQKHKIVMVGLDNAGKTTILYQLLMNEVVHTSPTIGSNVEEVVWKNLHFIMWDLGGQESLRSAWNTYYTNTEFVILVIDSTDRERLSITREELYKMLAHEELSRAAVLIYANKQDVKGSMSAAEISRLLNLTSIKKHKWQIQGCCALTGEGLYQGLEWIGSTLKSK; translated from the exons ATGGTACAAAAGAAGAGCGCAGAGCAGA aacataAAATTGTAATGGTTGGCCTTGACAATGCTGGCAAAACGACCATCTTGTACCAGCTCCTGATGAACGAGGTTGTCCACACTTCGCCTACCATTGGCAGCAATGTGGAAGAGGTTGTCTGGAAGAACCTGCACTTTATCATGTGGGATCTTGGAGGACAGGAATCTCTACGGTCAGCGTGGAACACATATTACACTAATACAGAG TTTGTCATCTTGGTGATAGACTCAACAGACCGAGAACGCTTAAGCATCACACGAGAAGAGCTGTACAAGATGTTAGCTCATGAGGAATTGTCACGAGCGGCTgtacttatatatgcaaataaacaagatGTAAAAGGTTCAATGAGTGCAGCAGAGATTTCCCGGTTATTAAATCTGACTTCTATAAAGAAACATAAGTGGCAGATTCAAGGATGTTGTGCATTAACAGGAGAAGG cCTTTATCAGGGACTAGAGTGGATCGGAAGCACTTTAAAAAGCAAGTGA
- the LOC125031025 gene encoding ADP-ribosylation factor-like protein 5B isoform X1, giving the protein MGILIAKLWSLFGNEEHKIVMVGLDNAGKTTILYQLLMNEVVHTSPTIGSNVEEVVWKNLHFIMWDLGGQESLRSAWNTYYTNTEFVILVIDSTDRERLSITREELYKMLAHEELSRAAVLIYANKQDVKGSMSAAEISRLLNLTSIKKHKWQIQGCCALTGEGLYQGLEWIGSTLKSK; this is encoded by the exons aacataAAATTGTAATGGTTGGCCTTGACAATGCTGGCAAAACGACCATCTTGTACCAGCTCCTGATGAACGAGGTTGTCCACACTTCGCCTACCATTGGCAGCAATGTGGAAGAGGTTGTCTGGAAGAACCTGCACTTTATCATGTGGGATCTTGGAGGACAGGAATCTCTACGGTCAGCGTGGAACACATATTACACTAATACAGAG TTTGTCATCTTGGTGATAGACTCAACAGACCGAGAACGCTTAAGCATCACACGAGAAGAGCTGTACAAGATGTTAGCTCATGAGGAATTGTCACGAGCGGCTgtacttatatatgcaaataaacaagatGTAAAAGGTTCAATGAGTGCAGCAGAGATTTCCCGGTTATTAAATCTGACTTCTATAAAGAAACATAAGTGGCAGATTCAAGGATGTTGTGCATTAACAGGAGAAGG cCTTTATCAGGGACTAGAGTGGATCGGAAGCACTTTAAAAAGCAAGTGA